One genomic region from Prunus persica cultivar Lovell chromosome G3, Prunus_persica_NCBIv2, whole genome shotgun sequence encodes:
- the LOC109948024 gene encoding zinc finger MYM-type protein 1-like produces MERYFKRKFSSTTSSSDNVGSSSVRDVGISRDVVGSSKESELQDVLANLPADPGLRPQMLDYDPNIRDEVRRAYLQKGPCQPKDHTFPQTDLSGYDRRFNVKWFDEFDWLEYSISKDAAFCLYCYLFKSNFKIGQGCSDVFTEVGFTNWKKKDKIRQHVGGVGSVHNQSRQYCVDLMNQKQHIQTVLIKQSDQARIDYRICLTASLDCVRFLLKQGLPFRGNDESDTSNNKGNYVELLQFLDDHDEKVKAVVLENAPGNLKLIAPTIQKDLVNACATETIKKIIKDMYGAFFSLLVDESRDISVKEQMAVVFRYVDKRGYVIERFVGIQHVRDTTSNSLKEAIDTLFSREELSISMLRGQGYDGASNMKGEFNGLKTQILRENPYAYYIHCFAHQLQLALVAVAKGNADVATFFTSCNSLVNIVGASCRRRDMLRDQLQKNITEALENDDLPTGRGLNQETSLKRAGDTRWNSHYGEANRSLREIQSFEFVFHLFFMRSLLGATNDLSQALQRKDQDIGNAMSLVKDCKDTLQDMRDNGFEALLDQVFSFCGKHDIEVPSMDDAYVAQWRSHRRAPRITQIHHYRVDIFIQIIEWQLAELNHRFSEVNTELLICLACLSPNDSFIAFDKQKLLRFAEFYPQEFTPRDLLALEDQLGIYIHHMRTRSEFSQLKGIGALARKMVEKGLHRTFNYVYLLLTLALTLPVATASVERAFSAMNVIKGPLRNRMGDQWLSDSLLVYIEKDVFVCIDNETIMGRFQNMKTRRGQL; encoded by the exons ATGGAACGATATTTTAAGAGAAAGTTTTCATCAACTACCTCTAGTTCAGATAATGTGGGTAGTTCAAGTGTAAGAGATGTGGGTATTTCAAGAGATGTGGTGGGTAGTTCGAAAGAAAGTGAGTTGCAAGATGTATTGGCTAATCTTCCTGCAGACCCTGGACTTCGACCTCAAATGTTGGATTATGATCCTAACATTCGAGACGAAGTTCGAAGAGCATATCTACAGAAGGGTCCATGTCAACCTAAGGATCACACATTTCCACAAACCGATCTTTCAGGGTATGATCGACGCTTTAATGTCAAGTGGTTTGATGAGTTTGACTGGTTGGAGTACAGTATTAGTAAAGATGCTGCATTTTGCCTTTATTGTTATCTCTTCAAatccaatttcaaaattgGTCAAGGCTGTAGCGATGTCTTCACCGAGGTGGGTTTTAcaaattggaagaagaaagataaaattagGCAACATGTTGGAGGTGTTGGGAGTGTTCATAATCAATCTAGACAATATTGTGTGGATCTTATGAATCAAAAGCAACACATCCAAACAGTTTTGATAAAGCAATCAGACCAAGCTCGCATTGATTATCGTATTTGCTTGACAGCTTCTCTTGATTGTGTGAGATTTTTGTTGAAGCAAGGTCTTCCTTTTCGTGGCAATGATGAGAGTGACACTTCAAACAACAAGGGGAATTATGTAGAACTCTTACAATTTCTTGATGATCATGATGAGAAAGTTAAGGCTGTTGTGTTAGAAAATGCTCCAGGGAATCTGAAGCTCATAGCTCCAACAATTCAAAAAGATCTTGTGAATGCTTGTGCAACTGAAACTATTAAGAAAATCATTAAGGATATGTATGGTGCCTTCTTCTCCTTATTAGTTGATGAATCACGTGATATATCAGTCAAAGAACAAATGGCGGTGGTGTTTCGTTATGTGGACAAAAGAGGGTATGTAATTGAAAGGTTTGTGGGCATTCAACATGTTAGGGACACTACATCAAACTCACTAAAAGAGGCTATTGACACATTGTTTTCAAGAGAAGAATTGAGCATTTCCATGCTAAGAGGACAAGGATATGATGGAGCTAGTAATATGAAGGGTGAGTTCAATGGTCTTAAAACAcagattttgagagaaaatccTTATGCCTATTATATTCATTGTTTTGCACATCAACTTCAATTAGCTCTTGTGGCTGTGGCAAAGGGAAATGCTGATGTTGCAACTTTCTTCACATCTTGCAATAGCTTggttaatattgttggagCATCGTGTAGGCGACGTGACATGCTTAGAGATCAACTACAGAAGAATATTACAGAAGCTCTTGAAAATGATGATCTTCCAACAGGGCGAGGCTTAAATCAAGAAACTTCTCTCAAGCGTGCCGGTGATACACGTTGGAACTCACATTATG GTGAAGCAAATAGGTCTTTGAGAGAAATAcaatcttttgagtttgtaTTTCACCTATTTTTTATGAGATCTTTATTGGGAGCCACAAATGATTTGTCACAAGCATTACAAAGAAAAGACCAAGATATTGGGAATGCAATGTCTTTAGTCAAAGATTGCAAGGACACACTACAAGATATGAGAGATAATGGATTTGAAGCCTTGCTTGATcaagtattttccttttgtggCAAACATGATATTGAGGTTCCAAGTATGGATGATGCATATGTAGCTCAGTGGAGATCACATCGCAGAGCTCCTAGAATAACACAAATCCATCATTATCGTGTGGACATCTTCATTCAAATCATTGAGTGGCAACTTGCAGAATTAAATCATCGCTTTAGTGAGGTAAATACTGAGTTGCTTATTTGTTTGGCATGTTTGAGTCCGAATGATTCATTCATAGCTTTTGACAAACAAAAGCTTCTTCGTTTTGCTGAATTTTATCCTCAAGAATTTACACCCCGAGACCTCTTGGCacttgaagatcaacttgGGATTTATATTCATCATATGCGTACGAGAAGCGAATTTTCTCAATTGAAAGGGATTGGTGCCCTTGCAAGAAAAATGGTGGAGAAAGGGTTGCATAGAACATTTAATTATGTCTATTTGCTTCTGACATTAGCCTTAACTTTACCAGTTGCAACTGCTTCAGTGGAGAGAGCATTTTCTGCTATGAATGTTATCAAAGGTCCACTTCGCAACCGAATGGGAGATCAATGGTTGAGTGATAGCTTACTTGTTTATATTGAGAAAGAcgtgtttgtttgtattgATAATGAAACTATAATGGGACGTTTTCAGAATATGAAAACTCGTCGTGGACAATTGTAA